A genomic stretch from Pomacea canaliculata isolate SZHN2017 linkage group LG2, ASM307304v1, whole genome shotgun sequence includes:
- the LOC112556093 gene encoding TBC1 domain family member 5-like isoform X5: MASMFGRLKGGQQQGSRSTNPSNSKDDILSIMDQFGEHSANTNNKEDNNNTKRRDSHERENVDPNELHWDMADDCSSSMGTAHPHSYSMEWDRLFTRPQYLKWIRHQAILGELRPCRFRSICWRLFLEVLPEDMDMWSEKARQDRVKYDALKNMLITNPRGDVDSVNVAVNNPLSQDEESPWNRFFQDNELRLTIKQDVIRTYPKIEFFQSNQMRNVMVDILFIYAKENPDVSYQQGMHELLAPIIFVLHSDHQAFLHASESETVLTHIIHKPIIKDMLDPQYLEHDAYFMFCQVMTTVEPWYLSKDVPSAPKKHEVFTSQPFARPQDLIPSSVIVTKLTRIQDYLLKKADLELHAHLEQLEIAPQIYGIRWLRLLFGREFPMQDLLMLWDAIFADSIGFDLVDYIFAAMMLYIRELLLASDYAGCLSALMKYPQVSDAHYFIDKALWLREPTQYPRPQNYYHQVVHKNQVVSSRMKQTHHSQRQHGMGGFSSFSRRFSRPKTLSVSAFQKNLPKSSSEPMNLQTDISPGIVALKSVLAHNGVTPPQGKRGSTASLSQVEDSMFHQHHGHSSASLGHVDVANLRSAQSSPAAYSPVGFSPDAMSEQSCGSPTKYSTLPMRGKSKVRKMSKQEQETHQQLATLQGQLNDKAAMCRYCASKLDIHIGRLQEALSRQNLSTDDDIMVALAGIKLVRDILSGTLRFSRNIDDDEISISDNYYDQVATPDSDFNMPGAASASKGTGSSQAKDRRRHMFYMSSGETSSAAESPESLNGTLGSGFPPHLACSVGGEYELGDYFKSKTFSSSAKGGNCTEVLEGRESATETSSQSSTNTTGASVLADNVEESPNPLYRLDWAEDRA; encoded by the exons ATGGCAAGTATGTTTGGGAGGCTAAAGGGGGGACAGCAACAGGGCAGCAGATCGACCAACCCCAGCAATAGCAAGGATGACATTCTGAGCATAATGGATCAGTTTGGGGAACATTCggcaaacacaaataataaag AggacaataataacacaaaacGTCGTGACAGTCATGAGCGGGAGAATGTTGACCCAAATGAGCTGCACTGGGATATGGCAGATGACTGTTCCTCCAGCATGGGTACTGCACACCCTCATTCTTACAG CATGGAATGGGATCGTCTCTTCACTAGACCTCAGTATCTTAAATGGATCAGACACCAAGCTATTTTGGGTGAACTTCGGCCATGCCGCTTTCGCAGCATTTGTTGGCGA CTGTTCTTGGAAGTTCTGCCAGAAGACATGGACATGTGGTCAGAGAAAGCTAGGCAAGACCGGGTCAAGTATGATGCTCTTAAAAACATG CTGATCACTAATCCCCGTGGAGATGTTGATTCAGTGAATGTAGCAGTCAACAACCCATTGTCTCAAGATGAAGAG AGTCCATGGAACAGATTCTTCCAAGACAATGAACTACGACTAACAATCAAGCAGGATGTCATTCGCAC CTACCCCAAAATAGAATTCTTTCAGTCCAACCAGATGCGGAATGTTATGGTGGACATACTCTTCATCTATGCAAAAGAAAATCCTGATGTATCATACCAACAG GGCATGCATGAACTGTTGGCACCAATCATTTTTGTTCTCCACTCAGACCATCAGGCCTTTCTTCATGCATCGGAGTCCGAGACAGTTCT GACACACATTATTCACAA GCCTATTATCAAAGACATGTTGGATCCACAATACTTGGAACATGATGCTTA TTTCATGTTCTGTCAAGTTATGACAACTGTTGAGCCCTGGTACCTGTCTAAAGATGTACCCAGTGCACCCAAG AAACATGAAGTTTTCACGTCTCAGCCGTTTGCCAGGCCTCAGGATCTGATACCATCAAGTGTCATTGTCACTAAGCTGACACGCATCCAGGACTACCTCTTGAAAAAGGCTGATTTAGAGCTTCATGCACACTTAGAACAGCTTGAAATTGCTCCACAGATCTACGGAAT ACGGTGGCTGAGACTTTTGTTCGGGCGAGAGTTTCCTATGCAGGACCTTCTTATGTTGTGGGATGCCATCTTCGCTGATTCCATAGGCTTTGACCTTGTGGATTACATCTTTGCAGCCATGATGCTGTATATAAGAGAACTTT TGCTGGCCAGTGACTATGCAGGCTGCCTTAGTGCCCTGATGAAGTATCCTCAGGTGTCTGATGCCCATTACTTCATTGACAAGGCACTGTGGCTGCGAGAACCTACT caATATCCACGGCCTCAAAACTATTACCATCAGGTTGTTCACAAAAACCAGGTTGTCTCATCTCGCATGAAACAGA CCCATCACTCTCAGCGACAACATGGGATGGGAGGCTTCTCCTCCTTTTCACGTAGATTCAGCCGCCCCAAAACTCTCTCCGTCTCTGCTTTCCAAAAAAATCTACCCAAATCTTCCAGTGAACCAATGAACTTGCAGACTGACATTTCACCAG GCATAGTGGCTTTGAAATCTGTTCTTGCTCACAATGGAG tGACACCCCCTCAGGGCAAGCGAGGATCCACAGCTAGCCTTTCCCAGGTGGAAGACAGCATGTTCCATCAGCATCATGGACACTCTTCTGCCTCCCTGGGCCACGTGGATGTTGCAAACCTGCGCTCCGCACAGTCAAGTCCTGCTGCCTACAGTCCTGTTGGATTCAGCCCTGATGCCATGTCAGAGCAGAGTTGTGGTAGCCCGACAAAGTACTCCACTCTGCCAATGCGGGGCAAATCTAAAGTCAGAAAGATGTCGAAGCAG GAACAGGAAACACACCAGCAACTGGCCACATTGCAAGGTCAGCTGAATGACAAAGCTGCCATGTGTCGCTATTGTGCCAGCAAACTGGACATCCACATAG GGCGACTTCAAGAAGCGCTGTCACGACAAAATTTGAGTACAGACGATGATATCATGGTGGCCTTGGCTGGCATAAAGCTT GTTCGTGATATTCTTAGTGGAACTCTTCGATTTTCACGgaacattgatgatgatgaaatcagCATTAGTGATAACTACTATGACCAAGTTGCCACTCCAGATTCCGACTTCAATATGCCAGGTGCAGCATCAGCATCAAA GGGTACAGGCAGTTCTCAAGCTAAAGACCGACGGCGACATATGTTTTATATGAGCAGTGGAGAAACTTCGTCAGCTGCTGAATCACCTGAGTCTCTTAATGGAACTCTTGGCTCGGGATTTCCACCTCACTTGGCCTGCTCTGTAGGTGGGGAATACGAACTTGGCGATTACTTTAAATCCAAGACATTCAGCAGCAGTGCTAAGGGAGGGAACTGCACGGAAGTGTTAGAGGGGAGAGAATCGGCAACAGAGACCTCCAGCCAGTCAAGTACTAATACTACAGGTGCAAGTGTGCTTGCGGACAATGTAGAGGAATCACCGAATCCACTGTATCGCCTTGATTGGGCTGAAGATCGAGCATAG
- the LOC112556093 gene encoding TBC1 domain family member 5-like isoform X2, with translation MASMFGRLKGGQQQGSRSTNPSNSKDDILSIMDQFGEHSANTNNKEDNNNTKRRDSHERENVDPNELHWDMADDCSSSMGTAHPHSYSMEWDRLFTRPQYLKWIRHQAILGELRPCRFRSICWRLFLEVLPEDMDMWSEKARQDRVKYDALKNMLITNPRGDVDSVNVAVNNPLSQDEESPWNRFFQDNELRLTIKQDVIRTYPKIEFFQSNQMRNVMVDILFIYAKENPDVSYQQGMHELLAPIIFVLHSDHQAFLHASESETVLTHIIHNFSLVQPIYRPIIKDMLDPQYLEHDAYFMFCQVMTTVEPWYLSKDVPSAPKKHEVFTSQPFARPQDLIPSSVIVTKLTRIQDYLLKKADLELHAHLEQLEIAPQIYGIRWLRLLFGREFPMQDLLMLWDAIFADSIGFDLVDYIFAAMMLYIRELLLASDYAGCLSALMKYPQVSDAHYFIDKALWLREPTQYPRPQNYYHQVVHKNQVVSSRMKQTHHSQRQHGMGGFSSFSRRFSRPKTLSVSAFQKNLPKSSSEPMNLQTDISPGIVALKSVLAHNGVTPPQGKRGSTASLSQVEDSMFHQHHGHSSASLGHVDVANLRSAQSSPAAYSPVGFSPDAMSEQSCGSPTKYSTLPMRGKSKVRKMSKQEQETHQQLATLQGQLNDKAAMCRYCASKLDIHIGRLQEALSRQNLSTDDDIMVALAGIKLVRDILSGTLRFSRNIDDDEISISDNYYDQVATPDSDFNMPGAASASKGTGSSQAKDRRRHMFYMSSGETSSAAESPESLNGTLGSGFPPHLACSVGGEYELGDYFKSKTFSSSAKGGNCTEVLEGRESATETSSQSSTNTTGASVLADNVEESPNPLYRLDWAEDRA, from the exons ATGGCAAGTATGTTTGGGAGGCTAAAGGGGGGACAGCAACAGGGCAGCAGATCGACCAACCCCAGCAATAGCAAGGATGACATTCTGAGCATAATGGATCAGTTTGGGGAACATTCggcaaacacaaataataaag AggacaataataacacaaaacGTCGTGACAGTCATGAGCGGGAGAATGTTGACCCAAATGAGCTGCACTGGGATATGGCAGATGACTGTTCCTCCAGCATGGGTACTGCACACCCTCATTCTTACAG CATGGAATGGGATCGTCTCTTCACTAGACCTCAGTATCTTAAATGGATCAGACACCAAGCTATTTTGGGTGAACTTCGGCCATGCCGCTTTCGCAGCATTTGTTGGCGA CTGTTCTTGGAAGTTCTGCCAGAAGACATGGACATGTGGTCAGAGAAAGCTAGGCAAGACCGGGTCAAGTATGATGCTCTTAAAAACATG CTGATCACTAATCCCCGTGGAGATGTTGATTCAGTGAATGTAGCAGTCAACAACCCATTGTCTCAAGATGAAGAG AGTCCATGGAACAGATTCTTCCAAGACAATGAACTACGACTAACAATCAAGCAGGATGTCATTCGCAC CTACCCCAAAATAGAATTCTTTCAGTCCAACCAGATGCGGAATGTTATGGTGGACATACTCTTCATCTATGCAAAAGAAAATCCTGATGTATCATACCAACAG GGCATGCATGAACTGTTGGCACCAATCATTTTTGTTCTCCACTCAGACCATCAGGCCTTTCTTCATGCATCGGAGTCCGAGACAGTTCT GACACACATTATTCACAA TTTCAGTTTGGTTCAGCCTATATACAG GCCTATTATCAAAGACATGTTGGATCCACAATACTTGGAACATGATGCTTA TTTCATGTTCTGTCAAGTTATGACAACTGTTGAGCCCTGGTACCTGTCTAAAGATGTACCCAGTGCACCCAAG AAACATGAAGTTTTCACGTCTCAGCCGTTTGCCAGGCCTCAGGATCTGATACCATCAAGTGTCATTGTCACTAAGCTGACACGCATCCAGGACTACCTCTTGAAAAAGGCTGATTTAGAGCTTCATGCACACTTAGAACAGCTTGAAATTGCTCCACAGATCTACGGAAT ACGGTGGCTGAGACTTTTGTTCGGGCGAGAGTTTCCTATGCAGGACCTTCTTATGTTGTGGGATGCCATCTTCGCTGATTCCATAGGCTTTGACCTTGTGGATTACATCTTTGCAGCCATGATGCTGTATATAAGAGAACTTT TGCTGGCCAGTGACTATGCAGGCTGCCTTAGTGCCCTGATGAAGTATCCTCAGGTGTCTGATGCCCATTACTTCATTGACAAGGCACTGTGGCTGCGAGAACCTACT caATATCCACGGCCTCAAAACTATTACCATCAGGTTGTTCACAAAAACCAGGTTGTCTCATCTCGCATGAAACAGA CCCATCACTCTCAGCGACAACATGGGATGGGAGGCTTCTCCTCCTTTTCACGTAGATTCAGCCGCCCCAAAACTCTCTCCGTCTCTGCTTTCCAAAAAAATCTACCCAAATCTTCCAGTGAACCAATGAACTTGCAGACTGACATTTCACCAG GCATAGTGGCTTTGAAATCTGTTCTTGCTCACAATGGAG tGACACCCCCTCAGGGCAAGCGAGGATCCACAGCTAGCCTTTCCCAGGTGGAAGACAGCATGTTCCATCAGCATCATGGACACTCTTCTGCCTCCCTGGGCCACGTGGATGTTGCAAACCTGCGCTCCGCACAGTCAAGTCCTGCTGCCTACAGTCCTGTTGGATTCAGCCCTGATGCCATGTCAGAGCAGAGTTGTGGTAGCCCGACAAAGTACTCCACTCTGCCAATGCGGGGCAAATCTAAAGTCAGAAAGATGTCGAAGCAG GAACAGGAAACACACCAGCAACTGGCCACATTGCAAGGTCAGCTGAATGACAAAGCTGCCATGTGTCGCTATTGTGCCAGCAAACTGGACATCCACATAG GGCGACTTCAAGAAGCGCTGTCACGACAAAATTTGAGTACAGACGATGATATCATGGTGGCCTTGGCTGGCATAAAGCTT GTTCGTGATATTCTTAGTGGAACTCTTCGATTTTCACGgaacattgatgatgatgaaatcagCATTAGTGATAACTACTATGACCAAGTTGCCACTCCAGATTCCGACTTCAATATGCCAGGTGCAGCATCAGCATCAAA GGGTACAGGCAGTTCTCAAGCTAAAGACCGACGGCGACATATGTTTTATATGAGCAGTGGAGAAACTTCGTCAGCTGCTGAATCACCTGAGTCTCTTAATGGAACTCTTGGCTCGGGATTTCCACCTCACTTGGCCTGCTCTGTAGGTGGGGAATACGAACTTGGCGATTACTTTAAATCCAAGACATTCAGCAGCAGTGCTAAGGGAGGGAACTGCACGGAAGTGTTAGAGGGGAGAGAATCGGCAACAGAGACCTCCAGCCAGTCAAGTACTAATACTACAGGTGCAAGTGTGCTTGCGGACAATGTAGAGGAATCACCGAATCCACTGTATCGCCTTGATTGGGCTGAAGATCGAGCATAG
- the LOC112556093 gene encoding TBC1 domain family member 5-like isoform X11 has protein sequence MLWWTYSSSMQKKILMYHTNSFPELAFFREQNMQDALINVLFYYCRLHQTLSYKQGMHELLAPIIFVLHSDHQAFLHASESETVLTHIIHNFSLVQPIYRPIIKDMLDPQYLEHDAYFMFCQVMTTVEPWYLSKDVPSAPKKHEVFTSQPFARPQDLIPSSVIVTKLTRIQDYLLKKADLELHAHLEQLEIAPQIYGIRWLRLLFGREFPMQDLLMLWDAIFADSIGFDLVDYIFAAMMLYIRELLLASDYAGCLSALMKYPQVSDAHYFIDKALWLREPTQYPRPQNYYHQVVHKNQVVSSRMKQTHHSQRQHGMGGFSSFSRRFSRPKTLSVSAFQKNLPKSSSEPMNLQTDISPGIVALKSVLAHNGVTPPQGKRGSTASLSQVEDSMFHQHHGHSSASLGHVDVANLRSAQSSPAAYSPVGFSPDAMSEQSCGSPTKYSTLPMRGKSKVRKMSKQEQETHQQLATLQGQLNDKAAMCRYCASKLDIHIGRLQEALSRQNLSTDDDIMVALAGIKLVRDILSGTLRFSRNIDDDEISISDNYYDQVATPDSDFNMPGAASASKGTGSSQAKDRRRHMFYMSSGETSSAAESPESLNGTLGSGFPPHLACSVGGEYELGDYFKSKTFSSSAKGGNCTEVLEGRESATETSSQSSTNTTGASVLADNVEESPNPLYRLDWAEDRA, from the exons ATGTTATGGTGGACATACTCTTCATCTATGCAAAAGAAAATCCTGATGTATCATACCAACAG TTTCCCGGAATTAGCCTTCTTCAGGGAGCAAAACATGCAAGATGCTTTGATAAACGTTCTTTTCTATTACTGTCGATTACACCAGACCCTTTCATATAAGCAG GGCATGCATGAACTGTTGGCACCAATCATTTTTGTTCTCCACTCAGACCATCAGGCCTTTCTTCATGCATCGGAGTCCGAGACAGTTCT GACACACATTATTCACAA TTTCAGTTTGGTTCAGCCTATATACAG GCCTATTATCAAAGACATGTTGGATCCACAATACTTGGAACATGATGCTTA TTTCATGTTCTGTCAAGTTATGACAACTGTTGAGCCCTGGTACCTGTCTAAAGATGTACCCAGTGCACCCAAG AAACATGAAGTTTTCACGTCTCAGCCGTTTGCCAGGCCTCAGGATCTGATACCATCAAGTGTCATTGTCACTAAGCTGACACGCATCCAGGACTACCTCTTGAAAAAGGCTGATTTAGAGCTTCATGCACACTTAGAACAGCTTGAAATTGCTCCACAGATCTACGGAAT ACGGTGGCTGAGACTTTTGTTCGGGCGAGAGTTTCCTATGCAGGACCTTCTTATGTTGTGGGATGCCATCTTCGCTGATTCCATAGGCTTTGACCTTGTGGATTACATCTTTGCAGCCATGATGCTGTATATAAGAGAACTTT TGCTGGCCAGTGACTATGCAGGCTGCCTTAGTGCCCTGATGAAGTATCCTCAGGTGTCTGATGCCCATTACTTCATTGACAAGGCACTGTGGCTGCGAGAACCTACT caATATCCACGGCCTCAAAACTATTACCATCAGGTTGTTCACAAAAACCAGGTTGTCTCATCTCGCATGAAACAGA CCCATCACTCTCAGCGACAACATGGGATGGGAGGCTTCTCCTCCTTTTCACGTAGATTCAGCCGCCCCAAAACTCTCTCCGTCTCTGCTTTCCAAAAAAATCTACCCAAATCTTCCAGTGAACCAATGAACTTGCAGACTGACATTTCACCAG GCATAGTGGCTTTGAAATCTGTTCTTGCTCACAATGGAG tGACACCCCCTCAGGGCAAGCGAGGATCCACAGCTAGCCTTTCCCAGGTGGAAGACAGCATGTTCCATCAGCATCATGGACACTCTTCTGCCTCCCTGGGCCACGTGGATGTTGCAAACCTGCGCTCCGCACAGTCAAGTCCTGCTGCCTACAGTCCTGTTGGATTCAGCCCTGATGCCATGTCAGAGCAGAGTTGTGGTAGCCCGACAAAGTACTCCACTCTGCCAATGCGGGGCAAATCTAAAGTCAGAAAGATGTCGAAGCAG GAACAGGAAACACACCAGCAACTGGCCACATTGCAAGGTCAGCTGAATGACAAAGCTGCCATGTGTCGCTATTGTGCCAGCAAACTGGACATCCACATAG GGCGACTTCAAGAAGCGCTGTCACGACAAAATTTGAGTACAGACGATGATATCATGGTGGCCTTGGCTGGCATAAAGCTT GTTCGTGATATTCTTAGTGGAACTCTTCGATTTTCACGgaacattgatgatgatgaaatcagCATTAGTGATAACTACTATGACCAAGTTGCCACTCCAGATTCCGACTTCAATATGCCAGGTGCAGCATCAGCATCAAA GGGTACAGGCAGTTCTCAAGCTAAAGACCGACGGCGACATATGTTTTATATGAGCAGTGGAGAAACTTCGTCAGCTGCTGAATCACCTGAGTCTCTTAATGGAACTCTTGGCTCGGGATTTCCACCTCACTTGGCCTGCTCTGTAGGTGGGGAATACGAACTTGGCGATTACTTTAAATCCAAGACATTCAGCAGCAGTGCTAAGGGAGGGAACTGCACGGAAGTGTTAGAGGGGAGAGAATCGGCAACAGAGACCTCCAGCCAGTCAAGTACTAATACTACAGGTGCAAGTGTGCTTGCGGACAATGTAGAGGAATCACCGAATCCACTGTATCGCCTTGATTGGGCTGAAGATCGAGCATAG